The following are encoded in a window of Pseudomonas sp. JQ170C genomic DNA:
- a CDS encoding type II secretion system protein: MAVFMPSGSAAEAGFTYLGVLLLIAVTGIALGSTVTLWSTVAQRERERDLLWVGSQYAQALRSYYRSSPGLAQYPQTLDELLEDPRYPNPKRHIRQLYSDPITGSDAWGLVRSIDGRITGVYSESQEAPLKQTGFAAQWSDFEGLTHYSDWQFVAEKAFAENGGVRNDAPQGAGQ, from the coding sequence ATGGCAGTCTTTATGCCGAGTGGTAGCGCCGCCGAGGCGGGCTTCACCTACCTGGGTGTGCTGTTGCTGATTGCCGTGACAGGCATCGCCCTGGGTTCCACCGTCACCCTGTGGTCGACCGTCGCCCAGCGTGAGCGCGAGCGCGACCTGCTGTGGGTCGGCTCCCAGTATGCCCAGGCGCTGCGCAGTTACTACCGCAGCTCGCCGGGCCTTGCGCAGTACCCGCAGACCCTGGATGAGTTGCTCGAAGACCCGCGCTACCCCAACCCCAAGCGCCACATTCGCCAGCTGTACAGCGACCCGATCACCGGCAGTGATGCCTGGGGCCTGGTGCGCTCCATCGACGGACGCATCACCGGGGTCTACAGCGAGTCACAGGAGGCACCGCTCAAACAGACCGGCTTTGCCGCGCAGTGGTCGGACTTTGAAGGCCTGACTCATTACTCCGATTGGCAATTCGTGGCCGAGAAAGCCTTTGCCGAGAACGGCGGCGTGCGCAACGACGCGCCGCAAGGAGCCGGGCAATGA
- the csgE gene encoding curli production assembly/transport protein CsgE: MNSGLNRRLSACALALVLLAGTARGGAEDEMMGFIVDNTISHIGHDFYYSFAERLRATSRLDFNLVVRERPDARWGSLVTVEYEQRVIYRRFLPPNTTELKDAAYEAADLVKAQIIQRKLQMLLQDTTDLERDEL, from the coding sequence ATGAACAGTGGACTGAACCGCCGACTGAGCGCCTGCGCCCTGGCCCTTGTGTTGCTGGCCGGCACCGCCCGGGGCGGTGCCGAGGACGAGATGATGGGCTTTATCGTCGACAACACCATCTCGCACATCGGCCACGACTTTTACTACAGCTTCGCCGAGCGGCTGCGTGCCACCAGCCGCCTGGATTTCAACCTGGTGGTACGCGAAAGGCCGGACGCACGCTGGGGCAGCCTGGTGACGGTCGAGTACGAGCAACGCGTGATCTACAGACGTTTTCTGCCACCCAATACCACTGAACTGAAGGACGCCGCCTATGAAGCGGCCGACCTGGTCAAGGCGCAGATCATCCAGCGCAAGCTGCAGATGCTGTTGCAGGACACCACTGATCTTGAGAGGGACGAGCTATGA
- a CDS encoding curli assembly protein CsgF, giving the protein MNNNNTCRLASLVLLTALCSQAGATELVYTPINPAFGGNPLNGTWLLNNAQAQNDHDDPDIKDRASALASTSSLERFTSQLESRLLSQLLTNINNGNTGSLQTDAFLINVLDDSGALTIQITDRATGEVSEVLVNGLNP; this is encoded by the coding sequence ATGAACAACAACAATACCTGCCGCCTGGCCTCCCTGGTCCTGCTGACTGCCCTGTGCAGCCAGGCCGGTGCCACTGAACTGGTCTACACCCCGATCAACCCCGCATTCGGCGGCAACCCGCTCAACGGCACCTGGCTGCTCAACAATGCCCAGGCGCAAAACGACCATGACGACCCTGACATCAAGGACCGCGCTTCGGCCCTGGCCAGCACCTCGTCACTGGAGCGCTTCACCAGCCAGCTGGAGTCGCGCCTGCTTTCGCAACTGCTGACCAACATCAACAACGGCAACACCGGCAGCCTGCAGACCGACGCCTTTCTGATCAACGTGCTGGATGACTCCGGTGCCTTGACGATTCAAATCACCGATCGGGCGACCGGTGAGGTTTCTGAAGTGCTGGTCAACGGCCTGAACCCGTAA
- a CDS encoding CsgG/HfaB family protein, producing the protein MKRFLTALMILATLQGCSLREPMPAEQDGESPTLTPRASTYYDLLNMPRPKGRLMAVVYGFRDQTGQYKPTPASSFSTSVTQGAASMLMDALQASGWFVVLEREGLQNLLTERKIIRASQKKPDTPVNIQGELPPLQAANLMLEGGIIAYDTNVRSGGEGARYLGIDISREYRVDQVSVNLRAVDVRSGQVLANVMTSKTIYSVGRSAGVFKFIEFKKLLEAEVGYTTNEPAQLCVLSAIESAVGHLLAQGIERRLWQVADDGSGDKAVLDKYLSQYQAP; encoded by the coding sequence ATGAAACGATTTCTGACCGCACTGATGATCCTGGCCACCTTGCAAGGCTGCAGCCTGCGCGAGCCGATGCCGGCCGAGCAGGACGGCGAAAGCCCGACCCTGACGCCACGGGCCTCGACCTATTACGACCTGCTGAACATGCCACGGCCCAAAGGCCGGCTGATGGCGGTGGTGTACGGTTTCCGCGACCAGACCGGGCAATACAAGCCGACGCCTGCCAGCTCGTTCTCCACCAGCGTCACCCAGGGGGCGGCGAGCATGCTGATGGATGCCCTGCAGGCCAGTGGCTGGTTCGTGGTGCTGGAGCGCGAAGGCCTGCAGAACCTGCTGACCGAACGCAAGATCATCCGCGCCTCACAGAAAAAGCCTGACACCCCGGTGAACATCCAGGGCGAACTGCCGCCGTTGCAGGCAGCCAACCTGATGCTCGAAGGCGGCATCATCGCCTACGACACCAACGTGCGCAGTGGCGGGGAGGGCGCGCGCTACCTGGGCATCGACATTTCCCGCGAGTACCGGGTCGACCAGGTCTCGGTCAACCTGCGGGCAGTGGACGTGCGCAGCGGCCAGGTGCTGGCCAACGTCATGACCAGCAAGACCATCTACTCGGTCGGACGCAGCGCCGGGGTGTTCAAGTTCATCGAGTTCAAGAAACTGCTGGAAGCCGAAGTGGGCTACACCACCAACGAACCGGCGCAACTGTGCGTACTGTCGGCGATTGAATCGGCGGTAGGGCACCTGCTGGCCCAGGGCATCGAACGGCGCCTGTGGCAAGTGGCCGACGACGGCAGCGGCGACAAGGCGGTGCTGGATAAATACCTGAGTCAGTACCAGGCGCCTTGA
- a CDS encoding DUF1272 domain-containing protein: MLELRPNCECCGCDLPGDSQDALICSFECTFCRTCSEHTLKGQCPNCGGELVKRPARAAEKLAKYPASTQRIVKAQGCPNH, encoded by the coding sequence ATGCTTGAATTGCGACCCAACTGCGAATGCTGTGGCTGTGACCTGCCGGGCGATAGCCAGGATGCGCTGATCTGCTCGTTTGAATGCACCTTTTGCCGTACCTGCAGCGAGCACACCCTCAAGGGCCAGTGCCCCAACTGCGGTGGCGAACTGGTCAAACGCCCGGCGCGGGCGGCTGAAAAACTGGCCAAGTACCCGGCGTCGACCCAGCGGATCGTCAAAGCACAAGGCTGCCCGAACCACTAA
- the cobM gene encoding precorrin-4 C(11)-methyltransferase translates to MTVYFIGAGPGDPELITVKGQRLIHRCPVIIYAGSLVPAAVLEGHSAQTVINSAELHLGQIIEAIKTAHELGQDIARVHSGDPSLYGAIGEQIRYLRALGIPYEIVPGVTAVAASAALLGCELTLPDIAQTVILTRFGDKSPMPEGEHLADLARHRSTLAIHLGVKHLETIVQTLRPHYGGDCPIAVVHRATWPDQDWVLDTLDGIVAQVQAKGFRRTALILVGRVLASDSFSESALYRASHAHLYRP, encoded by the coding sequence ATGACCGTCTACTTCATCGGTGCCGGCCCCGGCGATCCCGAGCTGATTACCGTCAAGGGCCAACGCCTGATCCACCGTTGCCCGGTGATCATCTATGCCGGCTCCCTGGTGCCTGCCGCCGTGCTCGAAGGGCACAGCGCCCAGACCGTCATCAACAGCGCCGAGCTGCACCTGGGGCAAATCATCGAAGCCATCAAGACCGCCCATGAGCTGGGCCAGGATATCGCCCGGGTACACAGCGGCGACCCAAGCCTGTATGGCGCCATTGGCGAGCAGATTCGCTACTTGCGCGCACTGGGCATTCCCTACGAGATCGTCCCCGGCGTCACCGCGGTGGCGGCCAGTGCTGCCCTGCTCGGCTGCGAACTGACCTTGCCGGACATCGCCCAGACCGTGATCCTCACCCGCTTCGGCGACAAATCACCAATGCCCGAAGGCGAGCACCTGGCTGACCTGGCGCGTCACCGCAGCACCCTGGCGATCCACCTGGGGGTCAAGCACCTGGAGACGATTGTCCAGACGCTGCGTCCGCATTACGGTGGCGACTGCCCGATTGCCGTGGTGCATCGCGCCACCTGGCCGGACCAGGACTGGGTGCTCGACACCCTGGATGGGATCGTCGCGCAGGTGCAGGCCAAGGGCTTTCGGCGTACGGCGCTGATCCTGGTGGGCCGGGTGCTGGCCAGCGACAGCTTTTCCGAATCGGCGTTGTATCGTGCCAGCCATGCCCACTTGTATCGCCCTTGA
- a CDS encoding cobalamin biosynthesis protein, whose protein sequence is MQLFVGLGCRRGCPADTLGNLLEHTLKAHDLPLAAVAGLASIDLKRDEPGLTQLARRLGVPVVFFSAAQLSAFAPRLSHRSDVAFAHSGCHGVAESAALAMAEQVAGPAHLRVTRTLNADATLALATARGIGG, encoded by the coding sequence ATGCAGTTGTTTGTCGGCCTGGGTTGCCGGCGGGGTTGCCCCGCCGACACGCTGGGCAACCTGCTCGAACACACCCTCAAGGCCCACGACCTGCCCCTCGCGGCGGTCGCGGGCCTTGCCAGTATCGACCTCAAGCGCGACGAGCCGGGCCTGACTCAATTGGCCAGGCGCCTGGGTGTGCCCGTTGTGTTTTTCTCGGCTGCGCAGCTGTCGGCCTTCGCGCCGCGCTTGAGCCACCGCTCTGACGTCGCCTTCGCCCACAGCGGTTGCCACGGCGTGGCCGAAAGCGCCGCCCTGGCCATGGCCGAGCAGGTGGCCGGCCCCGCTCACCTGCGCGTCACCCGCACCCTAAACGCCGATGCCACCCTGGCATTGGCCACCGCCCGCGGCATTGGCGGATAA
- a CDS encoding CbtA family protein produces MIKRIASTAGFAGLLAALLLTLLQSFWVAPLILQAETYESAAPVVEAHEHAPGVAADHHHDSEAWSPEDGWQRVLSTTGGNLVVAVGFALILAALYTLRAPNSAVTGALWGLGGFAVFCLAPTLGLPPELPGTAAADLAQRQAWWVGTAAATAVGLGLIVFARNWLLKAVGVVLLVVPHVIGAPQPEVHEMLAPEALEAEFKVASLVTNAAFWLALGLISAWLFRRPNQA; encoded by the coding sequence ATGATCAAGCGTATTGCCAGTACCGCAGGGTTTGCAGGCCTTCTGGCCGCCCTGCTGCTGACCCTGCTGCAAAGCTTCTGGGTCGCGCCGCTGATTCTGCAGGCGGAAACCTATGAAAGCGCAGCTCCGGTGGTCGAGGCCCATGAGCATGCTCCTGGCGTCGCCGCCGACCATCACCACGACAGTGAAGCCTGGTCGCCTGAAGATGGCTGGCAGCGTGTGCTGTCGACCACCGGCGGCAACCTGGTGGTCGCCGTCGGTTTCGCCCTGATCCTGGCCGCGCTCTACACCCTGCGCGCGCCCAACAGCGCCGTTACCGGTGCGCTCTGGGGCCTGGGCGGCTTTGCCGTGTTCTGCCTGGCACCGACCCTGGGCCTGCCGCCGGAGCTGCCGGGCACCGCCGCCGCTGACCTGGCCCAGCGCCAGGCCTGGTGGGTGGGCACCGCCGCCGCCACCGCCGTGGGGCTCGGGCTGATCGTGTTCGCCCGTAACTGGCTGCTCAAGGCCGTGGGCGTAGTGTTGTTGGTAGTGCCTCATGTGATTGGCGCGCCGCAGCCTGAAGTCCACGAAATGCTCGCCCCAGAGGCCCTGGAAGCCGAGTTCAAGGTCGCCTCGCTGGTGACCAACGCCGCGTTCTGGCTGGCCCTGGGCCTGATCAGCGCCTGGCTGTTCCGCCGCCCGAACCAGGCCTGA
- a CDS encoding CbtB domain-containing protein — translation MRTSTASHSAVTPSTLSQRLLVAVGASLLGLCLVYFAGFSHIEAVHNAAHDTRHSAAFPCH, via the coding sequence ATGCGTACCAGTACCGCCAGTCACTCCGCCGTTACCCCCTCAACCCTGAGCCAGCGCCTGCTGGTTGCTGTCGGTGCCTCGCTGCTGGGCCTGTGCCTGGTCTACTTCGCCGGTTTCTCGCATATCGAAGCCGTGCACAACGCTGCCCACGATACCCGCCACAGCGCCGCCTTCCCTTGCCACTGA
- the cobW gene encoding cobalamin biosynthesis protein CobW translates to MKTLAKLPVTIVTGFLGSGKTTLLRHMLDNAQGRRIAVIVNEFGELGIDGEILKQCSIGCTEEEASGRVYELANGCLCCTVQEEFFPVMRELVARRGDLDHILIETSGLALPKPLVQAFQWPEIRNACTVDAVITVVDSPAVAAGTFAAYPDQVDAQRKLDPNLDHESPLHELFADQLASADLVVLNKADLIAPQDLAKVRAEVQEELPPAVKVIEASSGRLPLDVLLGLGAESEAHIDGRRTHHDSHHDGDDHDDHDHDAFDSISIELPQADESLLLDALTQLVVQHGILRVKGFAAIPGKPMRLLIQGVGTRFDKHFDRAWRSEEPRTTRLVLIGQDLDASRLEASLRAALGA, encoded by the coding sequence ATGAAAACACTGGCCAAACTCCCCGTCACCATCGTCACCGGCTTCCTCGGCTCGGGCAAAACCACGCTGCTGCGTCATATGCTCGACAACGCCCAGGGCCGACGCATCGCCGTGATCGTCAACGAGTTCGGCGAGCTGGGTATCGATGGCGAAATCCTCAAGCAGTGCAGCATCGGCTGCACAGAGGAAGAAGCCAGCGGCCGGGTTTATGAACTGGCTAACGGCTGCCTGTGCTGCACCGTGCAAGAGGAGTTCTTCCCGGTGATGCGCGAGCTGGTGGCACGCCGTGGCGATCTGGACCACATCCTCATCGAAACCAGCGGCCTGGCCCTGCCCAAGCCACTGGTGCAAGCCTTCCAGTGGCCGGAAATCCGCAACGCGTGCACGGTCGATGCGGTGATTACCGTGGTCGACAGCCCGGCGGTGGCCGCCGGTACCTTCGCCGCTTACCCCGATCAAGTCGATGCCCAGCGCAAGCTGGACCCGAACCTGGACCACGAGTCGCCGCTGCACGAACTGTTCGCCGACCAGCTGGCCAGTGCCGACCTGGTGGTACTGAACAAAGCCGACCTGATTGCCCCTCAAGACCTGGCCAAGGTACGCGCCGAGGTGCAGGAAGAGTTGCCGCCAGCGGTCAAGGTGATCGAGGCGAGCAGCGGTCGCCTGCCGCTTGACGTGCTGCTGGGCCTGGGCGCCGAATCCGAAGCGCATATCGACGGCCGTCGCACCCACCATGATTCTCACCATGATGGCGATGACCATGACGATCATGACCACGACGCCTTCGACTCGATCTCCATCGAGTTGCCGCAAGCCGACGAAAGCCTGCTGCTCGACGCCCTGACCCAGCTCGTGGTGCAACACGGCATCCTGCGGGTCAAGGGCTTTGCGGCGATCCCCGGCAAGCCGATGCGCCTGCTGATCCAGGGGGTGGGCACCCGTTTCGACAAGCACTTCGACCGCGCCTGGCGCAGTGAAGAGCCACGTACCACGCGCCTGGTGCTGATCGGCCAGGACCTCGATGCCAGCCGACTGGAAGCGAGCCTGCGCGCCGCCCTGGG